A genomic segment from Pseudoduganella chitinolytica encodes:
- a CDS encoding TonB-dependent siderophore receptor has product MQLRSSQPTALALALGLAFPYAAQAQSDDAALQAVRITAARAEGFVPHTVEAGTFRGGDIMDVPSTVNVITREVLALQAAGGLYDAVRNTAGVTRQQNGGETWDQLVVRGIAVENRTNYRLNGTLPIMNFSQVPMENKERVEVLKGATALYYGFTSPAGVVNFVTKRAGARPVTSTGLTMDDNGSAIASIDVARRFGADGALGVRVNAAGGTLGSHMTGVGNGNRAFASVALDWKASARLRLKADAEYDRRRVTEQAGIALPAAVAGAIALPRPVDPRRAVGPDWALFATESANIQLRADYAVSDDWALTVEAGHAQTKRERNLAIFRFANVAAVTNGAGRIAGNMQHLDVDSDMVRAELSGTVTTGAVRHDVTLGATRTDKGQAPIYQANYTIPAQNLYDPLPVSHAAGTTIGTVPATPTTAALDSRDAGLYLVDRMTLSPAWQLVAGVRAARLRSDQGAAHYSVDKTTPLAALVWRPAPEWSVYASAAQGLEEGEAAPTGSANQGERLAPGVSRQKELGLRWRAPVGTLLQVALFDIDRPGYYTNAANVFTADGTQRYRGVELSAQGKLTPRLSWQVASQALDAGFRDIGAAYDGKLPENAAKHTASAFLAYEAAAGLTVHAGAYYTGRRPVNDLNQAFLGGTTLFSTGARYATQLAQQPVTWQLNVDNAADKRYWAGAGTRLAAGLPRTVKLAMKVDW; this is encoded by the coding sequence ATGCAACTCCGTTCCTCGCAGCCGACCGCGCTGGCCCTCGCCCTCGGCCTGGCGTTTCCATATGCCGCACAGGCGCAGTCCGACGACGCCGCGCTGCAGGCCGTGCGCATCACCGCTGCCCGCGCCGAGGGATTCGTGCCGCACACGGTGGAAGCGGGCACCTTCCGCGGCGGCGACATCATGGATGTGCCGTCCACCGTCAACGTCATCACCCGCGAAGTGCTCGCGCTGCAGGCCGCCGGCGGCTTGTACGACGCGGTGCGCAATACCGCGGGCGTGACGCGCCAGCAGAACGGCGGCGAAACATGGGACCAGCTGGTGGTGCGCGGCATCGCCGTCGAGAACCGCACCAACTACCGCCTCAACGGCACGCTGCCGATCATGAACTTTTCCCAGGTGCCGATGGAGAACAAGGAACGGGTCGAAGTGCTGAAGGGCGCGACGGCCCTGTACTACGGCTTCACGTCGCCGGCCGGCGTCGTCAATTTCGTCACCAAGCGGGCCGGCGCACGGCCCGTCACCAGCACCGGCCTCACGATGGACGACAACGGCAGCGCCATCGCCTCCATCGACGTGGCGCGGCGTTTCGGCGCCGATGGCGCGCTGGGCGTACGCGTCAACGCGGCCGGTGGCACGCTGGGTTCGCACATGACTGGCGTGGGCAACGGCAACCGTGCCTTCGCGTCGGTGGCGCTGGACTGGAAGGCCAGCGCGCGGCTGCGCCTCAAGGCGGATGCCGAATACGACCGCCGCCGCGTGACGGAGCAGGCGGGGATCGCGCTGCCGGCCGCCGTGGCCGGCGCGATCGCACTGCCCCGCCCCGTCGATCCGCGCCGCGCCGTGGGTCCGGACTGGGCGCTGTTCGCCACCGAGTCCGCCAACATCCAGCTGCGCGCCGACTATGCCGTCAGCGACGACTGGGCCCTGACTGTCGAAGCGGGCCATGCGCAAACCAAGCGCGAGCGCAACCTGGCCATCTTCCGCTTCGCGAACGTGGCGGCGGTGACAAATGGCGCGGGCCGCATTGCTGGCAATATGCAGCACCTGGACGTGGACTCGGACATGGTACGGGCGGAGCTGTCCGGCACCGTCACCACCGGCGCCGTGCGGCACGACGTCACGCTGGGCGCGACCCGCACGGACAAGGGCCAGGCACCCATCTACCAGGCCAACTACACGATCCCGGCGCAGAACCTGTATGACCCGCTGCCCGTCTCCCACGCGGCCGGCACGACGATCGGCACGGTTCCCGCGACGCCGACGACGGCCGCGCTGGACAGCCGCGACGCCGGCCTGTACCTCGTCGACCGCATGACGCTGTCCCCCGCCTGGCAGCTGGTGGCGGGCGTGCGCGCCGCGCGCCTGCGCAGCGACCAAGGCGCCGCCCACTACAGCGTCGACAAGACGACACCGCTGGCGGCGCTGGTCTGGCGCCCCGCCCCGGAGTGGTCCGTGTACGCATCGGCCGCGCAGGGGCTGGAGGAAGGCGAGGCGGCGCCCACGGGCAGCGCCAACCAGGGCGAGCGCCTGGCGCCGGGCGTCAGCCGGCAGAAGGAGCTGGGCCTGCGCTGGCGCGCGCCCGTCGGCACCTTGCTGCAGGTCGCGCTGTTCGACATCGACCGGCCCGGCTACTACACGAACGCGGCCAACGTGTTCACGGCGGACGGCACACAGCGCTACCGGGGCGTGGAGCTGTCGGCACAGGGCAAGCTCACCCCGCGCCTGTCCTGGCAGGTTGCAAGCCAGGCGCTCGACGCCGGATTCCGCGACATCGGCGCGGCCTACGACGGCAAGCTGCCGGAGAACGCGGCAAAGCATACGGCCAGCGCGTTCCTGGCATATGAGGCGGCGGCCGGCCTGACCGTCCACGCCGGCGCCTATTACACGGGCCGCCGTCCCGTAAACGACCTGAACCAGGCCTTCCTGGGCGGCACCACCCTGTTCTCGACGGGTGCGCGCTATGCGACGCAACTGGCGCAGCAGCCGGTCACCTGGCAGCTCAACGTCGACAATGCGGCCGACAAGCGCTACTGGGCCGGCGCCGGCACGCGCCTGGCGGCCGGGCTGCCGCGCACCGTCAAGCTGGCGATGAAGGTGGACTGGTAG
- a CDS encoding PAS domain-containing sensor histidine kinase: MTQAEHCSWSDDDAAAFGALMLGGTRQFGVVFFDAGLCITGWNSGAHAITGWAAGEVLGHPTALLFTPEDRARKLDEHEASAAAIVGVAEDERWHIRKDGTRFWSSGLTLPLGSARSAFVKVFRDTTHLRGRAKTLENLLQEHEQAQQERERFLATIVHEMRNPLSPLKMSVQLLQRQGDETGRLAEPLRVIGRQVDCLEGLIEDLVDLTRVQKGKLSIEYGIVELQGFLREALDMCREAAGIRGVALHLVAPTVPIYLEADARRLQQVVVNLCNNAIKFTQRGGNAWLTATADQSHVVLTLRDDGRGITADLLPRIFEVFTQAGDASSGRGAGLGIGLALVKEIVSLHQGTVEVRSPGVGKGSEFVVRIPQHKPNVAAPLAGQQDSPASAGP; this comes from the coding sequence ATGACACAGGCAGAGCATTGTTCATGGAGTGACGACGACGCGGCCGCCTTTGGCGCACTGATGCTGGGCGGCACGCGCCAGTTCGGCGTCGTCTTTTTCGATGCCGGCCTGTGCATCACGGGCTGGAACAGCGGTGCGCACGCCATCACGGGCTGGGCGGCCGGCGAGGTGCTGGGCCACCCCACGGCGCTGCTGTTCACACCGGAAGACCGGGCCCGCAAGCTGGACGAGCACGAAGCCAGCGCCGCCGCCATCGTCGGCGTGGCCGAGGACGAACGCTGGCACATCCGCAAGGACGGCACGCGCTTCTGGTCCAGCGGCCTGACCCTGCCGCTGGGCAGCGCGCGCTCCGCCTTCGTCAAGGTGTTCCGCGACACCACCCACCTGCGCGGACGCGCCAAGACGCTGGAGAACCTGCTGCAGGAGCACGAGCAGGCGCAGCAGGAACGGGAACGCTTCCTGGCCACCATCGTGCACGAGATGCGCAATCCGCTGTCGCCGCTGAAGATGTCCGTGCAGCTGCTGCAGCGGCAGGGCGACGAGACGGGCCGCCTGGCCGAACCGCTGCGCGTGATCGGCCGCCAGGTCGACTGCCTGGAGGGCCTGATCGAAGACCTGGTCGACCTGACGCGGGTCCAAAAGGGCAAGTTGAGCATCGAGTACGGCATCGTCGAGCTGCAGGGCTTCCTGCGCGAGGCGCTGGACATGTGCCGCGAGGCCGCCGGCATCCGCGGCGTCGCGCTGCACCTGGTGGCGCCGACGGTGCCGATCTACCTGGAGGCGGATGCCCGGCGTTTGCAGCAGGTCGTCGTCAACCTGTGCAACAACGCCATCAAGTTCACGCAGCGGGGCGGCAACGCGTGGCTGACGGCCACCGCCGACCAGAGCCACGTCGTGCTGACGCTGCGCGACGACGGCCGCGGCATCACGGCCGACCTGCTGCCGCGCATCTTCGAGGTTTTCACGCAGGCGGGCGACGCGTCCAGCGGCCGCGGTGCCGGGCTGGGCATCGGGCTGGCCCTCGTCAAGGAAATCGTCAGCCTGCACCAGGGCACGGTGGAGGTGCGCAGCCCGGGCGTCGGCAAGGGCAGCGAGTTCGTGGTGCGGATTCCTCAGCACAAACCGAACGTGGCGGCCCCGCTGGCGGGCCAGCAGGACAGTCCCGCCAGCGCCGGCCCATGA